Genomic segment of Candidatus Eisenbacteria bacterium:
GCGGCACCTCATGATGCAAGGCACCAGCATGGCCGCCCCACACGTCACGGGCGCCGTCGCTCTCCTCCTCGAGCTCGACCCCACCCTCGACGCTGCGGAGATCAAGCAGATCCTCCAGCAGACGGCCAGGCAGGACGCGTTTACGGGAGCGGTGCCGAACAACAAGTGGGGATACGGAAAGCTGGATATCATGGCCGCCTGCGACAAGGTGGCGCCTCCGGGGCCGGTCACAGGGTTCACGGCAACCCCCGGAACGGGGGCCGCCACTCTTTCGTGGACGAATCCCCTGAGCGGTGACTTCGCCCGTACGGTCATTCGGTTCTCGACCACGTCCTACCCTGTCGGCCCGACCAACGGGAGCCCGGTTCCGAACGGTGCCGGCGGATCCTTCAGCGGGTCGCCGGGCTCGGCGGGCTCATTCACCCACAATGGTCTCCAGGATGACCTCACCTACTACTACTCGGCCTTCGCCTACGACTCGGATGCAAAGCACTCGATCGCGGCAAACACGTTCGTGGTTATCCCCGATGTGACCCCTCCGGCGCCGGTGACGCAATTCACGGCTCACGCGGGAGACTCGACGATCACGTTGACCTGGCTGAATCCGGCCACGGCCGACTTCCAGGGTGTGTACATCGCCTACTCGACGAGCACGTATCCAAACACGATCCTTGATGGGATCCCTCTTCCGAACGGGAACAACGGTTTCATTCCCGGAGTTCCGGGGGAGCGCGACACGGTCTACGGGTCAGGCCTTCCGAACGGGGTGACGCACTACTTCTCCGCCTTCGCTTATGACGAGGTCCCGAACTACTCCACGAAGGCGACAACGTTCGGAACCCCTCAGGATGTCACGGCTCCGAGCCCCGTTCTCTCGTTCACGGCGGTGTCGGGAAACGGCCAGGCCACCCTTTCCTGGGCGAACCCGTCCGATCCGGACTTCACCGGAACCGTGGTCCGGTTTTCGACCAGTTCCTATCCCTCGACCCCGACCGCGGGGACGGCCGTTCCGAACGGCAGCAACGGGGACTTCGCCGGGGCCCCCGGATCCAACGGGTCCTTCACCCACACCGGGCTCGCGAACGGGACCACTTACTACTACTCGGCCTTCGCGCATGACGAGGTCCCCAACTACTCCGCCGCGGCGAACGCTCAGGCTGTCCCGGGTGACGCGACCCCTCCGGACCCTGTGACCGCGTTCACGGCACGGAAGGGGGACAGGGAAGTACTGCTTTCCTGGACCAACCCCTCCACGGCGGATTTCAGCGCGACGACGATCCGGTTCTCGACGAGCGCCTATCCGTCCGGGCCGACCGATGGCACCGCCGCCCCGAACGGCAGCTCGGGAGTCTTCTCCGGCAGTCCCGGCTCGGCCGGGTCCTTCACCCATTCGGGGCTGACGAACGGAACAACGTACTACTACTCGGCGTTCGCCGCGGATGTATCGAACAACTACGCCTCCGCCGTCCAGGCGAGCGCGATCCCTGCGGACACGCTCGCGCCTTCTGTGGTCACGAACTTCCAGGCCCAAGCAGGCGACGGGCAGGTAGCGTTGAGCTGGAGGAACCCGAGCGACTCCGATTTCGCGGGGACCCTCGTTCGGTTCTCGACGACCTCGACTCCTGCAGGTCCGACGAGCGGACAGGCGGTCCCGAACGGGAACGAGGGAAGGTTCACTGGGTCGCCGGGCTCAAACGGCACCTACACGCATGCTGGGCTCACCAACGGAACGGTTTACTACTACGCGGCCTTCGCCTACGACGAGGTCCCTAACTACGCATCGGGCGCCTCGGGGACTGCGACACCGCAGGACGTGACCCCTCCAGGCGCCCCGACCTCCTTCACGGCTACAGCGGGAGAGGGAGAGGTCAAGCTCCGCTGGAATCACCCGGCCGACGCGGATGTCGCCGGAACCCTTATCCGCTTCTCGACAGTCGGCACCCCCGCGAGCCCAACCTCCGGGTCCCCCGTGCCCAACGGAAGCGACGGGAAATTCACGGGCTCCCCGGCCGCCGCCGATTCGTTCGCCCACACGGGGCTCACGAACGGAACTACTTACTACTACGCCGCCTTTGCCTACGACGAAGTCCCGAACTACTCGACGGCCGCCACGGCCTCGGCTTTGCCCCAAGACACCGTCGCGCCCACCCTCACCATTGGTGTTCTCCAGAACCCCTACTTCACGGCGAACCTGGATCTCTACCTGGTCGCTTCCGAGCCCCTGAACTCGGGGAGCGTGTCGATGACGGTGGGAGGCGCGCCGGTGGGCCTTCAGCTGAACGACTCGGAGGAGAACGTCTGGAAGGGGGACTACGCCATCTTGGGGAGTGGGGTGATCGCGCTGGCGGCAAGCGCCGAGGACCTGGCCGGCAATCAGGCGAGCGTGTCCGGCAGCTTCACGGCGAAGATGCTCCTCGCGCGGGTGGGGGGCACGGTCACCAGCCCGGACGGGGTGATGGAGCTTAGGATCGGGCCGGGTGTTCTGGGGGCGGACGCCTGTTTCCTCATGATCCCGAGCGGGCTGACGGCCGGGGCTGGGAAGGCGACGATCCGTTCGCTGAGACCGGGATCGTACGAAGTCTATCCGAAGATCGAACTCCGGGGACGCGAAGCGGAGGTCGTGTTCCGCTACCGTGTGGCGGGTCTTGCCAGCGAACAGGCGGATCGTCTGTATGTCCGGGATGATCAGACCGGACGCGCCCTCCCGTCCTTCGTCGACCTCACCGTGGGGACGGTGTCCGCCGGCATCACCGAGATCAGCACGTACTCGCTGCAGATCGGCCAGCCCGGTTCGAGCGTGCCGGCAGACCCCTCCTACGCGCTTCTCGAGCAGAACCGGCCGAATCCGTTCAACCCGGTGACCACGATCGGCTTCGAGATCCGCGCGTCCCAACTCGTTCGTCTGGATATCTTCGGGATCACGGGCGACAAGACCTGCACGCTCGTCGATTCCTACCTGCCAGCGGGCACTCACTCGGTGAGTTGGGACGGCACCGATGAGAGTGGGGAGGCGGTCCCGAGCGGTGTGTACTTCTATCGCTTGCGAACTCAACGAACCATGGACACCAAGAAGATGCTTCTGATCCGCTAGTACTGAGGATGGAGGGGGAGAAAGTCATGAGGGGAACCGGACTCAGGACGAGGGCCGCATGGTTCGGGGGCGCGACGACCGTGTTGGGCGTGCTCCTCACGCTTGGATGCGGCGGAGGGGGAGGAGGCGGTGGTGGAACCGGGCCGACGAACGAGGACTTGGCCGCAGAATACACAGCGGATGGATGGGATGCTTTTGAGCAGGGGAACTACGCGGCCGCTCGTGGGCACTTCGAGGACGCGCTCGAGAAGGTGGGTACTTACGGACAGGCTTATCTCGGGCTTGGGTGGTGCCAGGCGGCCGCTGGGGAGTACCTCTCGGCGAAGACGAGCTTCGATCAAGCCATCTCCAACGGTGTGACTGGAGCCGACCCCTATGCGGGGAAGGCGGCCGCTCTTCGCGACGCGAACCCTCCCGACTACTCGGGCACGATCTCGGCCGCGTCTGCGGCTCTCAGCGCCGCTCCGACCTACCAGTTCAGCCACGACACGTCCTTCGACTGGCGGGATCTTCGGCTGATCATGGCTCAGTGCTACTTCGCACTCGGCGAATACGAATCGGCGAACGAGCAGGTCGGGCTCCTCGGCGGGGACGAACAGGACGAGCAGTCCCCGACGTTCGTGGAAAACCTACTGGCGGAGCTGGAGAATCTGGGGTCCGCGATCCGCTCGTAGAGGCAGGGTGCGCTTTCGGTTGTTCCTCATTCTCGACCCGATCGAGAGGGACTCCGGGCTTTGGTGGGAGTCGCTGCGGATCGAGCTCAACGATCGAGAGCTCTGCCTGCCCGATCGGGCAGGTCTTCGATAGCACTTGAACCCACGCCGTTCTCCGCTCTGAACGAGATGCGGGCCTGGATCGAGACGACTCTGGATGCGGATTCCCCCGTTTCTCTACCCGGTCTTTGCTGCGCCCGGAGAGCACGTTTCGATCCTTGCCGCGCTCCGGACGCTTTGCTATACTGCGCGCGAAGAGCACGCTCGGCCGCGTTCGCCGGCGTGAGAAACCCGCGTCCGTAACGGTCGGGGCGTGGGGCAGTCCGGTAGCCCACTAGCATGGGGCGCTAGGAGTCGCTGGTTCAAATCCAGTCGCCCCGACCATCTCCTCTCGCGCCTCCGCGGAAGCCGGGCCGCGGTCTCAAGGAATCGAACCGCGATGCGCCTTCTCGTTCTCATCCCCGCCTTCAACGTGGAACGATCGCTCGCCGGCGTGCTTCGCGAGGTTCGGCGAGCGGCGCCGGAGGCGGATGTTCTCGTCGTGGACGACGGATCGACCGACCGGACCGCCGCCGTCGCGAGCGAAGAGGGGACGCGCCTCCTCTCCCACGGGACGAACCGGGGGAAGGGAGCCGCGCTTCGAAGCGGGTTCGACGTCGCGATCCGCGAGGGGTACGATGCGGTCGCAACGCTCGACGGGGACGGGCAGCATCCTCCGGAGTGGATCCCGGGGTTCATCCGGAAGGTGGAGGAGACCGGAGCGGATCTCGTCGTCGGATCCCGCCGCGGCGATCACGAGCGGATGCCGCCCCTCCGGCGCCTCTCGAACCGCCTCACGACGTGGCTCGCCTCCCGCGCGGCGGGCGCGCGTCTTCCGGACAGCCAGTCCGGGTATCGCCTGATCCGGACCGGCGTGCTCCGAGCGGTCCCTCTCCGGACCGCGCACTACGAGACCGAAACCGAGCTTCTCGTCGGCGCGGCCCGGAAGGGCTTCCGCATCGACTCAATCCCGATCCCCGCGGTCTACGCCGACGAGACGAGCCACATCTCCGTCTGGCGGGACACGATACGCTTCCTCAAGCTGCTCGCCTCGATGCGAAGGAGAGACGATTGGAAATCCTGATCACGAACGACGACGGCCTCGATTCCGAAGGGCTCCAGGTCCTCGCGCGCGCGGCCGCGGCGCTTGGGAACGTCACCGTGGTCGCCCCCGAGAAGGAACAGAGCGCCTCGAGCCACGCGATCACGCTCGGCGCCCCGCTTCGCGCGCGAAGACGCCCCGACGGCCGGATCGGCGTGAGCGGCACGCCGACCGACTGCGTCTTTTTAGCGATGAACGGTCTCGTTTCGAATCGTCCTGATCTCGTTCTTTCAGGCATCAATCACGGCGCGAACATGGGGGACGACATCACTTACTCGGGGACCGTGGCCGCCGCCATCGAGGCAACCCTGATCGGCGTCCCCGCGATCGCCTTCTCGGTCGCCGCGCGGAGCGGGCATCTCTTCGAGGCGCCCGAGCGCCTCATCGGAGGGATCGTCGAGAAGATGATCGCCGATCCTCCTCCCCGAAGGACGTTTTGGAACGTGAACTTCCCGAACCTGCCGTTCGAAGAGATCCGCGGGATCCGCGTCACGGTGCTCGGGACCCATCGCTACCAGAACGCGCTCGTCCGCGAGCCCGCGTCGGCGGGCGAGGAGATCTACCGCGTCGGGGGCGGGGAGCTGATGTGGGAAGAGAACCCGGAGGCGGACTTCACGACCGTTCTCCGCAACCGCTCGGTCTCCGTGACCCCAGTTCATTTGGACCTCAATCATTACGAGATGATCCACGAGATGCGCCGCTGGCGGTGGGACGGACCGGAACGATGAGGCCCTATCGGGGCGCGGAGGAATACCGGACCGCGCGCGAGCGGATGGTGCGAACCGAGGCGATCGAGAAGGGGATCCGGGATCCGCGGGTGCTCCGGGCGCTTCTCGAGGTCCCGCGCCATCTCTTCGCCGAAGAGGCGCTCGCCTCGCGCGCCTACGGGGCCCATGCGCTCCCGATCGGCCGCGGGCAGACCCTCAGCCAGCCCTATATGGTCGCGCGGATGACCGAGGCGCTCGAGCTCCGGGGAGGAGAGAAGGTCCTCGAGGTGGGGACGGGGAGCGGCTACCAGGCGGCGGTTCTCGCCCGAGCCGGCTGCCGCGTCTTCTCGGTCGAGCGGATTCCCGAGCTCGCGCAGCGCGCGCGAAAGATCCTCGACGCGATCGGGGCGGCGAACGTCGTCGTGCGGATCGGCGACGGGTCGGAAGGGTGGCCCGAGTTCGCTCCGTTCGATCGCATCCTTCTGACGGCGGGGGGGCGCGCGATTCCTACATCCCTCAAGGATCAACTGGGGGAGGGGGGCATCGTCGTGGCCCCGGTGGGAGAGCGCCGTCAGGAGCTCCTGCGCGTTCGGAAGGAGAGAGGAGGGGAGCGGGTCGAGACGCTCGGCCCCTGCCGGTTCGTTCCCCTCGTGACCGGAGAGGGCCGGCGGCGAAAGACGGATCGAGCGGAGCCGGCGGGGGAGACGGATTCTCCCCGGCGCCCGCAGGACCTCCCGGCGCCGAGAGGGGCGGCGGACTTCCGAGCGCGAAAAAAAGGGAAACTGGGGGGTTTTCACCCTCCCACGAACCCGCTATAATCCCTTCGCTCCCGGCTGTCCGCCGCCGGGACCTCGCGCGCCGGGCCATCGACCCGCCCGCGGAGGTCCGGGCGCGCGGAGCCTCCCCGAGGAGGCAGGCCGGCGACGACGCGAAAACTCGGGTCGGGGCGTAGCGCAGCCCGGTAGCGCACCTGCTTCGGGAGCAGGGTGTCGGAGGTTCAAATCCTCTCGCCCCGACCACCTTTCCGTGCCCGAGAATGAAACGGGGTCGAGGAGGTTCCGTTCCGACAGGGGTCGATGGAGGGCCGAAGGCCCGACAGCGACTCGAATCGATTCGCCCCGCCGGAGCGGAAGCGGAGGCGGGGAAATCCTCTCGCCCCGACCACCTCCACTCAACGATCGTTTCGACATCAAGAACTTGGTCGCGGCGGCCGGGATCGAGAATCGAGGAAGGCCGGGAGGAGTTTCGGCTCCCGCCGATCCGCCCGCCGCGAGCAGACACTCCGCGCGAGCCGCTTCGCAGAACGAGCCCAGGCGGCGGACGTCCCGGGAGGCGAGGAGGCGGACGGACGATGCAGGTCGGCGTGATCGGGGCGGGACGCTGCGATGCGGCGACCGCCGAGAAGGCGGAGAGGGTCGGGCGTCTCCTCGCGCGGAGAGGCGCCGTCCTCGTGTGCGGAGGGATGGGCGGGGTGATGGAAGCGGCGTCGAGAGGAGCGCGGGCGGAAGGGGGGATCGCGGTCGGCATCCTTCCCGGGCGGAATCCGGCCGAGGGGAACGCCCACCTCACGGTCCGCATCGCCACCGGGTTCGGGGACGGCCGGAACATCCTCATCCCGCAGTCGTGCGACGGGGTGATCGCGATCGCGGGCTCTTACGGCACCCTCTCCGAGATCGCTTTCGCGAGGAAGCTCGGGATCCCCCTGGTCGGGATCTCCACATGGGAACTAGACGGTTCCTTCCCCGTGACGGATGATCCGGAGGAGGCGGTCGAGCTCCTGCTCGGGAGGATCGGCGGATGAACGAACGAGAAGTCCGCAAGCGCGTGATCGTCTCCGGGCGCGTCCAAGGGGTCGGTTTCCGCTACCACGCGAGGCGCGCGGCGGAGAACCACGACGTGTCCGGCTTCGTCCGCAACCTCGACGACGGATCGGTCGAGGTCGAGGCGCAGGGTCTCCCCGCGGAGGTGGATGCCTTCCTCGCGGAGGTGCGGAGAGGCCCGCATGGCTCGCGCGTGATCGACTTCCGAGCGGAGCCGGCGCCGCTCGAGCCTGAGGCTCGCGGGTTCCGAATCCGCTACTGATTCCGATGACACGCATCTCGAAACGTAAGCACTTGGAAGGCCTCGCGAAGGAGAGCCGGAATCTCCTCCGCCGCGGGGCGGAGCGCGGCTTCCTCCGCTCCGAGGAGGTGGACGACCTGGCCTCCTCGGGGCGTCTGGAGGAAGGAGAGCTCGAGTCGTTCCTCGATGCGGTCGACACGCTCTCCATCCCGATCGAGGATCAGGAGAAGGAGGAAGAGCGCGAGCTCCGCCCCAAGGCGGCCGCCGAACCGCTCCGCATCTATCTCGACGAGATCGGGAAGATCGCTCGGCTCACGCCGAGCGAAGAGGTGGTGCTCTCCGCGCGCGTACGCCAAGGAGACGATGAGGCGAGGAAGCGGATGATCCTCGCCAACCTCCGGCTCGTGGTGACGATCGCCCGCCACTACTGGAGCCGCGGCCACTCGTTTCTCGACCTCATCGAGGAAGGAAACATGGGGCTCATCCGCGCGGTGGAGAAATTTGACGGATCGAAAGGTTATCGATTCAGCACCTATGGGTCGTGGTGGATCCGACAGGCGATCTCGCGCGCGATCGTGAACCACGGGCGGATCATCCGGATCCCGATCTACGTCATCCAGCTCGTCGGGCGATACGAGCAGGCGCGGCGCCGGCTCCTTCACGCGAAGAAGAGGGAGCCCGGAGTCCGGGCGGTCGCGCGGGAGCTCGGCATCTCCGAGAAGAAGGCGCGGATGATCGCTCACCTCATCGAGAACGTCCGCGCGCTCGATTCGGTGGCGAGCGTGGAGACGATGCAGCGGATCGTGCACCAGGTTCCGGACCGGAGAGAGCCGTCGCCGTACGATCTCGTCGATCTCCATCTCGAGCACGAGCGCCTCGGCCGGCTGCTCCAGCGCCTCTCCTCGCGCGAGCAGGCGATCCTCCGGATCCGCTTCGGGCTCGACACCGGCCTCCCGAAGTCGCTCTCGGAGACCGGGGACGAGTTCGGCCTCTCGCGGGAGAGGATTCGCCAGATCGAGAGGCGCGCCCTCGGGAAGCTCCGCCGACTTCTCGAGGTGGGAGGCGGGCGACCGCCCCAGTGACGCGGGCGCCGCCCCGCGCGGACCCCGGGCCGAACCCCTTGTCCCGGCGGCGGTCCGGTGCTATCGTCCCGCGGGGATGGGAGCTGGATGGACCTCAAGAGCCGCATCCGAAACGTCCCGGACTTCCCCAAGCAGGGGATCGTCTTTCGGGACATTACCACGCTCCTCGAGGACGCCGAAGCGTTTCGGGCGGCGGTCGACGCGCTGGAGAAGCTCCTCGCGGGGCGGCCGGTCGAGAAGGTGGTCTGCGTCGAATCGAGGGGGTTCCTCTTCGGCGCGCCGCTCGCGCTTCGCCTCGGGTGCGGCCTTGTTCCGCTCCGGAAACCGGGCAAGCTCCCCGCGGAGACGATTCGCGAGACCTACTCACTCGAGTACGGAACGGACGCGATCGAGATGCACCGCGGCGCCGTGAAGAAGGGAGAGCGGGTCGTGATCGTGGACGACCTCCTCGCCACCGGCGGCACCGCGGCGGCGGCGGCTCGGCTTGTCGAGTCGGCCGGAGGCCGCGTCGCCTGCATGCTCTTTCTCGTCGAGCTCGCTTTCCTCGGAGGGAGAGAGAAGCTGAAAGACCGGGAGGTCCTCGCGGCGGTCCGTTATGATTCGGAATGAGGAACGAGCCCCCGTAGCTCAGTCAGGATAGAGCGCCGGTTTCCTAAACCGGGAGCCCAAGTTCGAGTCTTGGCGGGGGCATTCTCGATTGGAGGACGTTCGTTGAAGCTGAACCGGGGGGAGAGAGACGGGGTCGTGATCCTCGACCTCGAGGGGAAGGTTCTCGGCGGGGAGGAGTCGGAGGTTCTACGCCAGGCGATCGACCGCGCGGTGAGGGAGA
This window contains:
- a CDS encoding S8 family serine peptidase, giving the protein RHLMMQGTSMAAPHVTGAVALLLELDPTLDAAEIKQILQQTARQDAFTGAVPNNKWGYGKLDIMAACDKVAPPGPVTGFTATPGTGAATLSWTNPLSGDFARTVIRFSTTSYPVGPTNGSPVPNGAGGSFSGSPGSAGSFTHNGLQDDLTYYYSAFAYDSDAKHSIAANTFVVIPDVTPPAPVTQFTAHAGDSTITLTWLNPATADFQGVYIAYSTSTYPNTILDGIPLPNGNNGFIPGVPGERDTVYGSGLPNGVTHYFSAFAYDEVPNYSTKATTFGTPQDVTAPSPVLSFTAVSGNGQATLSWANPSDPDFTGTVVRFSTSSYPSTPTAGTAVPNGSNGDFAGAPGSNGSFTHTGLANGTTYYYSAFAHDEVPNYSAAANAQAVPGDATPPDPVTAFTARKGDREVLLSWTNPSTADFSATTIRFSTSAYPSGPTDGTAAPNGSSGVFSGSPGSAGSFTHSGLTNGTTYYYSAFAADVSNNYASAVQASAIPADTLAPSVVTNFQAQAGDGQVALSWRNPSDSDFAGTLVRFSTTSTPAGPTSGQAVPNGNEGRFTGSPGSNGTYTHAGLTNGTVYYYAAFAYDEVPNYASGASGTATPQDVTPPGAPTSFTATAGEGEVKLRWNHPADADVAGTLIRFSTVGTPASPTSGSPVPNGSDGKFTGSPAAADSFAHTGLTNGTTYYYAAFAYDEVPNYSTAATASALPQDTVAPTLTIGVLQNPYFTANLDLYLVASEPLNSGSVSMTVGGAPVGLQLNDSEENVWKGDYAILGSGVIALAASAEDLAGNQASVSGSFTAKMLLARVGGTVTSPDGVMELRIGPGVLGADACFLMIPSGLTAGAGKATIRSLRPGSYEVYPKIELRGREAEVVFRYRVAGLASEQADRLYVRDDQTGRALPSFVDLTVGTVSAGITEISTYSLQIGQPGSSVPADPSYALLEQNRPNPFNPVTTIGFEIRASQLVRLDIFGITGDKTCTLVDSYLPAGTHSVSWDGTDESGEAVPSGVYFYRLRTQRTMDTKKMLLIR
- a CDS encoding tetratricopeptide repeat protein, coding for MRGTGLRTRAAWFGGATTVLGVLLTLGCGGGGGGGGGTGPTNEDLAAEYTADGWDAFEQGNYAAARGHFEDALEKVGTYGQAYLGLGWCQAAAGEYLSAKTSFDQAISNGVTGADPYAGKAAALRDANPPDYSGTISAASAALSAAPTYQFSHDTSFDWRDLRLIMAQCYFALGEYESANEQVGLLGGDEQDEQSPTFVENLLAELENLGSAIRS
- a CDS encoding glycosyltransferase family 2 protein encodes the protein MRLLVLIPAFNVERSLAGVLREVRRAAPEADVLVVDDGSTDRTAAVASEEGTRLLSHGTNRGKGAALRSGFDVAIREGYDAVATLDGDGQHPPEWIPGFIRKVEETGADLVVGSRRGDHERMPPLRRLSNRLTTWLASRAAGARLPDSQSGYRLIRTGVLRAVPLRTAHYETETELLVGAARKGFRIDSIPIPAVYADETSHISVWRDTIRFLKLLASMRRRDDWKS
- the surE gene encoding 5'/3'-nucleotidase SurE, which translates into the protein MEILITNDDGLDSEGLQVLARAAAALGNVTVVAPEKEQSASSHAITLGAPLRARRRPDGRIGVSGTPTDCVFLAMNGLVSNRPDLVLSGINHGANMGDDITYSGTVAAAIEATLIGVPAIAFSVAARSGHLFEAPERLIGGIVEKMIADPPPRRTFWNVNFPNLPFEEIRGIRVTVLGTHRYQNALVREPASAGEEIYRVGGGELMWEENPEADFTTVLRNRSVSVTPVHLDLNHYEMIHEMRRWRWDGPER
- a CDS encoding protein-L-isoaspartate(D-aspartate) O-methyltransferase — encoded protein: MRPYRGAEEYRTARERMVRTEAIEKGIRDPRVLRALLEVPRHLFAEEALASRAYGAHALPIGRGQTLSQPYMVARMTEALELRGGEKVLEVGTGSGYQAAVLARAGCRVFSVERIPELAQRARKILDAIGAANVVVRIGDGSEGWPEFAPFDRILLTAGGRAIPTSLKDQLGEGGIVVAPVGERRQELLRVRKERGGERVETLGPCRFVPLVTGEGRRRKTDRAEPAGETDSPRRPQDLPAPRGAADFRARKKGKLGGFHPPTNPL
- a CDS encoding TIGR00725 family protein gives rise to the protein MQVGVIGAGRCDAATAEKAERVGRLLARRGAVLVCGGMGGVMEAASRGARAEGGIAVGILPGRNPAEGNAHLTVRIATGFGDGRNILIPQSCDGVIAIAGSYGTLSEIAFARKLGIPLVGISTWELDGSFPVTDDPEEAVELLLGRIGG
- a CDS encoding acylphosphatase; the encoded protein is MNEREVRKRVIVSGRVQGVGFRYHARRAAENHDVSGFVRNLDDGSVEVEAQGLPAEVDAFLAEVRRGPHGSRVIDFRAEPAPLEPEARGFRIRY
- a CDS encoding sigma-70 family RNA polymerase sigma factor, producing the protein MEGLAKESRNLLRRGAERGFLRSEEVDDLASSGRLEEGELESFLDAVDTLSIPIEDQEKEEERELRPKAAAEPLRIYLDEIGKIARLTPSEEVVLSARVRQGDDEARKRMILANLRLVVTIARHYWSRGHSFLDLIEEGNMGLIRAVEKFDGSKGYRFSTYGSWWIRQAISRAIVNHGRIIRIPIYVIQLVGRYEQARRRLLHAKKREPGVRAVARELGISEKKARMIAHLIENVRALDSVASVETMQRIVHQVPDRREPSPYDLVDLHLEHERLGRLLQRLSSREQAILRIRFGLDTGLPKSLSETGDEFGLSRERIRQIERRALGKLRRLLEVGGGRPPQ
- a CDS encoding adenine phosphoribosyltransferase, with the protein product MDLKSRIRNVPDFPKQGIVFRDITTLLEDAEAFRAAVDALEKLLAGRPVEKVVCVESRGFLFGAPLALRLGCGLVPLRKPGKLPAETIRETYSLEYGTDAIEMHRGAVKKGERVVIVDDLLATGGTAAAAARLVESAGGRVACMLFLVELAFLGGREKLKDREVLAAVRYDSE